The genomic region TAACAATGGGTGAgaaaaattgtaagaaaaggaaaaatggttGATTTTGAGGATCAACTTGCTCTTATAAgttttggtttcttggatcAGCATAAGTTGATTTTCTCACATACAATGCCATTGTTCACCACATAAGATGAGTGTTTGTTGGATCCCCTCTCCTTGCATGGTGCATAATTTAGATGATCGAATTAAGGATTTTATTAGTAAGTTAAATTGTAAGGTATTGAACTCTCATTAGTAATTTATTCCGGATACGCCAATGTTAGATGCTTGTCGTGTACGTTGCATTTCATGGCAATGATCTGTATCCATGTTACGCTATTGAGCAATTAACCCCAGAACAAGTTTTTTGGGTAGATTATTTTGCTTGCGCTTCATTTTCCCCTCTTTCCTTTATCTAACCATTGTTGCTATGCAGGGATAGTTGCTGATTCAAATGCTTATGACCAGAGTAAACGCATGCGGACTGGTGGTGATTATACACACACTGCTTATTCGACATCTCCTTTTCATCCTCCACCACCAGCTGTTTGGGGACCACACGGGTACGTCGGATATTAAATGTTGCACTCACAGAAGGGCTGTATTAGTAgttgaagaaatatattgtAGCTTTCTTAGAAGTAGGGATCTGAACTATTGCAATGATGTTGATCGAAACAGCATTGGCTTCTACTAATATAGATGATAGTTTATCTCAGGTATATGGCCCCGCCTCCTCCCCCTTATGATCCATATGCAGGTTATGGAGTTCCTGCTGTGCCAATGCCTGCTCCAGCTCCTGTACCTGCACCAAGCAGTTATGTACCTGTCCAGGTAAAGTCATGTTCATGCTTTTGATACTCATTTATTCTGATGATTGTTGCTTGGAGCAAGTCTAGGTGAAGTTTATTATAACCTTCTGAGTGTTGAAGGGCCATTGGCCTTTCAAATTAtggtatttcttttttctgcgTTCTTGTTTAGTAGAAATTAAATCATGAATGTTAATGTCAAGCCACAACACTTTGTGTTGTGTTCGGAGGAGGGCGTGCGTGAAGCAATTAGGCTTTAAaacaagttaaatatttttttaacagtaAATTAgcttaaacaaaataaattgtacGCCAATGGTGTACTTATGGTAATTTAGTCGAGACAACTGATCGTTATCATTGTTCAGAAGAAATGGTCGTTTGAGTTTGATAATGCAGTTCATTGTTGACTTCTAATAGGGGCCAGTGTATAGCATCCTTTTGTCAAGAGGATTGGCTTGTTATTTTGCAGTTAGCTCTCTGCTGATTAATCACCTTTAGCTGCAGCCCGTGGTGTCTATATTCTCATTGTTAGTTGatttgcttctttcttttctttttcacagTTTTGTCTCTTAAACAGCCTGTACTACTGTCTTGTAGAATACCAAAGACAACCCTCCTTGCAATACCCTTTTCATTGGCAATCTTGGTGAGAATATTAATGAAGAAGAACTGCGGGGTCTTTTCAGTGCGTAAGTCTCAAATTAGTTGGTTTTCTGTACCATCACATACTTGATCGACTGCTTCATATGCATCGGTATTGACCATTTTACTATACTCTTACCATGCAGCCAGCCTGGTTTTAAGcagatgaaaatattaagaCAGGAAAGACACACTGTTTGCTTCATTGAATTTGAAGTAAGATTTGTGCTTTATCAATTGGATTGGTGATTCACAGTCTCATAATTCTCTGTGAAATGcatcactctctctctctctctcgctcttcCCCTCAGGGTTAACTTTATGCATGTTGCATTGTGCAGGACGTAAACAGTGCCACTAATGTGCACCATAGCTTGCAGGGTGCTGTTATCCCCAGTTCTGGTTCTGTGGGAATGCGAATTCAATATCCTTCTGTTTTCATGAGTTTATTAGATATCTGAAATTGGCATTAGACAATTTTCTTTGAACTTCCTTCCTGCCCTTTCCTACTCCCCCTCTGCATTCTCCCAACGGCACACAGTCATGCACTGTCATTCACTCAAGCATGCATTTATAGGTAATAATGGAAGCTGTTCTGGTATGCTGTCTTGTTTGTAACTTGATGTTTTTCTCTTGACCTTGAGATACATATTCAAAGAATCCATTTGGGAAAAGAAAGGACTCGAGCTACCCTGCTGCTGCCCCCAGTGTGAATGGAGTTCCGCCTTCAATGACCTACCAGTAGCTGGAAGGGGATGTATCCTGTTTCTTATGCCCTGACCAAATACAAGCACTGCATGATAGGATGCATCATGCAAGCTGTTGCATGCATCCATTCATCATCAAGTCATCAAACATTAGCATCTCCATATATGTGAATGCAGTCCGTGCCAAACATTTTGTTGATCCACTACTTACTAGACATGCATTCAAGGCATGCCACCTCTGGATGATTTGTTATCCTATTGTGCTCTGTTACATGGTATCTAAGATTGCATGGTATTGTAGTCCTGTAAAATCTGTGTGCTATTATCTCACAATCTTTATTCTGACATCGGAAATCGACTCCTTGAAGGAAAATGCATTTCAAGTGAACTGGCTAGTATCTATGGTTTATCATAGATCAAATCATGAAAACAcattttcatctcattttGATGAAGATACCTCATGACAtgatcatttcatttcattaagTGAGCACCTAGAAGTATTTAACATAGTTCATCCTACTTTTTCAATGATAAAACCATCACCATCATTCCTCATCAGGCATCATATGAAATTGAATCTCCACTAGAACCTGTAAGTAAGCCAATTACAATACTACCTCACCATCCAGGATCAAACCATAGACTATTGGAGGGTCTTCGAAGACCTAAGGTTATTGCAGGTTTTCAACGACAGGAGGATGGCCGAGTTGCGGATGTGCAGAACTGCCTATGTCTGTTTGCTGTAATGCAACAAGTAGAACTAGCTTGTGGGTCTTGGAGCAAAAGTCGCACAACCGAAGGTTGTGTgataattgtttattatttttttgtttttgttttttccagCCTGCAATGCTTTATTGACTGCAATATATGGAATATTTCATCTTGGTCGGTACCTTGGTTGTGTCCGCATAATTTTATACGATGAAATTGGGATAAATTTAAAGCGAACTGTCTGATGCAcattgtgaattttttttggtactcTAAATATCCAAACCAAGGCTTAAATTAGATGGGACAAATTCCCGATTCAAATCTTTGCGACAGCCTTTTAAATGTGTAAGACCACAATTTTGATGATCAATGTTTATTTTGCCACATAATTAAGACATATTTTGCAATAGAATTGAAGAGATGAAATATTACTAGTGGTGTTGAACTagctaaaataattaagaaaaaaaaaaagggcccCTTGCCTTGAGTAGAAATATAGGATTTCGTAATTAAAAAAGGAATGATTCTTAATAATTCAACAACAACTTCTACGGCTACTGTCAGCAAGTCCACTACACTACACAAATGGAACCAAAGTGAAAGCTAAACGAACCTAAACATCACTTCGGAGTAAGACTTGCaaattttctaagaaaaaCATGGGTCCAAAGCAAGTCAAAAAGCAGACttgctacatatatataatcatatatagtGGAAGTTGAAGAAGATTCAAAGAATGTCTTGAAGCGGCAGCACAAAGAACTCACCATATTATATTGCCAGAAAGGAAATGGAAACGCGTCGAAACTTCAAATTTGCGCTTGACAGCAACAGACAACAACAGTTATTAAACCACTGCCTCATTCAATCACCTTTCTAAAGCagcaaaaaattttcaatgctCATGTCAGTGTTCACACTTCTAACTCTCAGTTTTGTTATATACTCTGTGCTATTTACTTTACTTGTTTCAGGACCAAGTAAGTTCATTTTGGTTGGCTGGAGTTTTGTGGGTTTCCATTGAGTGCTGAAGTTGCCACTTTTGCGGTGTGAATCTCCTGGGTTGAATTATCTCTTTTTACTTAACTTCTCTTCTTGAGATTGAGTCTTGAAAGGAGCTGGAAAATGAGAATACCCGTTCGCCTTTCTGTTTTTGGTTTCAAGACTTTTCGTGAACTTagctttaatttcttttgaattgTGAAGTAGGGGTTGTTTTCATGCtgggtttttgtttttgtttttgtcttgAGTTTCTCCGTAAGATTGAAGCTTTGGAGGAACTGTGTCTGCCATTTTAACTTCATTGGTAAGGTTTACATGCTCTGTTATCATGAAAATTGCTTTGAGTTGTTTCTTTCTGATATTCTTGCTGTCTGCCTCAATATTGAGTGTGTCTGCTTTGAGTTTAGATGGTACAACACTGTTATCACTGGTTAGGCACTGGAAGATGGTTCCTCCAACGATGAAGTTCAGCTGGAATGCTTCTGATTCCACGCCTTGTTCGTGGTTTGGGGTGCGTTGTAACCCCAACAACTTTGTTGATGAACTGAACTTGTCTAACTTGGGGATTTCAGGTCAACTGGGACCAGAAATCGCCTACTTAAAGCACTTGACATCAATTGACTTGAGCAATAACAGTTTTTCGGGTTCAATTCCTTCAGAGCTAGGCAATTGTAGTCGTCTGGAGGCTTTGGAGCTGTCTCTGAACAGCTTTTCTGGTCAAGTCCCGGAAAGTCTGGGAGATTTGCAAAACTTGGAGTATTTAAGCTTGTTCTCCAATTCTCTTGTTGGAGAAATTCCTGAATCCTTGTTTCGTACTCCATTCCTGGATACGATTTCCCTCAATAACAATGGGCTTAGTGGCTCAATTCCATCAATTGTTGGAAACATGAGTGAGCTTGCATATCTGTATTTGGACTACAATCAATTATCGGGAACTATCCCATCCTCCATAGGAAACTGCAGTACACTGCAAGAACTTTACCTGAATGATAACTTGCTGGAAGGTGTATTGCCTGATAGTTTGAATAATCTTGACCAGCTTGTCTCTTTGTTTGTGGAAAATAACAATTTGGAGGGCAGGATCCCGTTGGGTTCGGGAAATTGCAAGGAATTACGTAACCTAGTTCTATCGAACAACATGTTCAGTGGAGGTGTTCCGCCTGGATTGGGTAATTGCAGTAGCTTAACCAAGCTTGCTGCTATTAGTTGTAACTTAAGTGGACATATCCCTTCTTCTCTAGGACGACTCACTAAGCTGATACTTCTTTACCTGTCTGAGAATCAGTTATCTGGAGCAATTCCACCTGAATTAGGAAATTGCAAGGCTTTGTCAGATCTACAGCTGTATGGGAACCAGCTCGAAGGTGGCATTCCAAGTGAATTGGGTATGCTCAATGCACTACAAACCCTCATGCTTTTTACCAACCGGTTGGGCGGAGAAATTCCCACCAGCATTTGGAAGATTCAAAGCCTTCAAAATCTTCTCGtctatgataataattttgttggtGAGATACCCCCGGAGATCACGGAGCTAAAgcatttaagaaatatttccTTGTTTGATAATCAGTTTACTGGAATCATACCTCAAGGCTTGGGCATAAATAGCAGCCTAACCCAAGTGGACTTCACCAGAAACAAGTTTACTGGTTCTATACCACCAAACCTGTGCTTCAGAAAGCAATTGAGGAAGCTTATATTGGGTCAAAATCATTTTCAGGGAAGTATTCCTTCTGATATCGGAAATTGCTTTACTTTGACAAGACTGATTCTTAAACAGAATAATCTCACAGGTACGCTTCCAGAGTTTGTAGAAAACCCAAACCTTCTGTTTATGGATCTTAGCAACAATAGCTTCAGAGGGGCAATTCCCTCAAGCTTAGGGAACCTCACTAGCATTACCTCAATGGACTTGTCTCTCAATAAGCTTACTGGTCATATACCTTCTGAGCTAGGAAGCCTTGTGGAGCTTGAGGCTTTAAATCTGTCTCACAACGCTCTGGAAGGCTGGCTGCCATCAGAGTTATCAGGTTGTTACAAATTGTCAAAACTCGATATGAgtcataatatattaaatggcACTATACCGTCCAGCTTAAGAAGCTTGAAGGAATTAACCATTTTGGATCTTAGTGAAAATCGTTTTGGAGGGGGCATCCCGACTTCTATATTTCAACTTGGAAAGCTTTCATTTCTGCAGCTTGGTTCAAATCAATTAGGAGGGTCCATTCCTCCTTCGATAGGACTGGGGATTGAAGCTCAGAGCCTAAGATTGTTGAATCTCAGCAGTAACAGATTGACGGGTCACGTTCCACAGGAACTGCGAAACTTAAAAATGCTGGAGGACTTACATATCTGCTGCAACAATTTGTCTGGTAGTCTGGAAGCCATCGGCAAACTCCATTCTTTAATTCAGGTCAACATATCCTACAATGCTTTCTCCGGTCCTGTTCCACCTGCATTGATGAAATTGGTAATTTCGTCGCCCTCGTCATTTATTGGAAATCCAGACCTATGTATCAATTGTCATCCACAATCTGGAGTTAGCTGTCAGGGCTATAGCACCATCAAATCTTGTTATCTGCAATCGAGGAAAAGAGGTCTTAAGCATCTGTATATTGCAATAATAGTTTGTGGATCATTcctttttgctgtttttctgGTGCTTGGGATTTCTTGTATGTTTTTAAGGCACAAAGGCCGAGAACAGAACCTTTCATTCTCTTTAGAGGAGGGTGCTTCTTCCCTGCTCAATCAAGTTATGGAAGCCACTGAAAACCTAAATGATAGGTATGTTATTGGGAGGGGAGCCCACGGGACAGTGTACAAGGTCACATTAGGTCCAACTAAAGTGTATGCTTTGAAGAAGCTTGCGTTTGTTGGGTTTAAGGGTGGAAACACAAGTATGATTCGAGAAATACAGACAATTGGGAAGGTCAGGCACCGGAATTTAATTAGACTGGAGGACTTTTGGTTGCGAAAGGAGTATGGTTTACTTTTGTACAATTACATGAAAAATGGAAGCCTTCATGATGTTCTACACGAAACACGTCCTCCACCACTCCTGGAGTGGAAAATTCGGTATAAGATAGCACTTGGAACTGCTCAGGGACTATCCTATCTCCATTTTGACTGTGATCCTGCTATTATCCATCGAGATATCAAGCCAATGAACATTTTACTAGACTCAGAGTTGGAGCCACACATCTCTGACTTTGGCGTTGCTAAGCTCTTGGATGAGTCAGTTACTTCAACACCATCCAGCATGGTTCAGGGTACTATTGGATACATGGCTCCAggtatattaaatttcttattccTTCTGCGGTATATACATTTTTGCACATTTTCCAACTTTGTCCTAACATTGCAGTGATTAACCTAATTCTTGACAGAAAGAGCATTCTCCACCAAATGCAGTAAGGAGTGCGATGTATATGCTTATGGTATTGTTTTGTTGGAACTGCTTACGAGAAAGAAAGTCTTAGATCCGTCATTTGGTGGGGAAGTGGATATGGTGGGGAGGGTGAGATCTGCATGGATTGAAACTGAAGATATTGAGACAATCGTGGATCATAGTCTTGTTGATGAATTTGTAGATTCCACCATAAAGGAGCAGGTAAAAGGTGTGTTCTTGGTAGCTTTGAGGTGCACGGAGAGGGAGCCAAGTGCAAGACCGTCTATGAGGGATGTCGTGAAGCAACTGATGGTGGCCGACTCCAGAAGCCGAAGCAAACATGCATAGGTATGGCTGTAGGCAACCTTCGCGATGGAGCTTCCCTTGGTCATTAGAAAATCTAAGTTTGATTTGTAAATCTCTGATGATCAGTTACTTGATAGTGCAGAACAAGTAGTTCTTATGAAGCCTTGCAGCCATTTTTACTTGATTGATTACTGCACAGGCATTCACTTGGGAATTGTAAGTTAATTAAACATTGTGATTATATTAGTTGCAAgatataaatgacaaaaatttaCAACTTGTCAAAGCTAAGCCCACTTTTCCACAGAATTAATATGTAAGAAAACAAGAGTAATTGAACATACATATGTGATCAAAAGATTCAATAGTCATAATTTCAGAGGGTTCTGGATTTCTTTAGTTCAAGATACAATGGGAATCATAGTTTTTAAAGACTTGAAGAGTAAGTCTTGTCTGCATGGGAGAAAGCCTGGAAATTATTAGTTTGACTCAGTCGGTCGTCCCCTTTCTATTCCTAGTTATAACCTTAAGGGCTGTTGAACAGAATTACACGTGGCCGCATCCGCGATAGTTATGTATTCATACTAAATTCTGACCTGAATTAAGTTTAGTTGAATCAAATCAAGCATAaagtgtaataaatatatttcttatataatcTATTACTCTTTTTGAATTGTACACCAATTGCATGACAAGTGTGTTGTACTATGGCACGATTTGCCCGagcttcaaaaaaatattttttagcttctgactccaatttttttttttttaaatgtttggGATGTCAACTTTTGCTTCTAAAACTATTAAGAAAAACACTTTTAGACAAAGAGTTATAAGCACCTTGGAGTTgcttttagctgttttgattttttttaaataaatttaattttggttttacAACTTCaccaattataataatttttcacactttcatatattaaatattttataatttttatattcttatttactatattatctaattatattattcaactatcgttaaaaatataaattaaatagttatattaattaataaaatattttgtttaattcatgcaagtttaattattgtgtatgaatcaataattatattacttactgagagtattattaaatcaaatatacatttttcctattgatattttagaaaaattaaatatgaaatataataatcaaaataaaatttattattttaataaaaaataattattattgagaaacaatataaaaaaaatagtatctttTAACAAATtgggataaattaaatttattttaaaatcacttCCCAaacattattcaatttaatttttgtgtgttttttactttttattattaacacTACTCATTcgttaacttttttaaaagtaaaaaataattgcttGCTAAGTAATTAATTGAGGTTCAATTGAACTTGATTTGGGATAgaattttaaagattttagCTACTTTCCTAGTCGTGGGGGAGagaagtgtgtgtgtgtgtgtgtgtgtgtgtgttgggtaACAAATAATATCAAGTGAAGAAAAGCTTGGCCACCGCACATTTGTTTACAAGAGATGGTCAGCAatcaaatgagcaaatatGTGGATCTCTGACTCGCCAACAATCCATCAGAATCTTCATAAGGACAAAGCTGTTCAGACAAGTCCATATCATCCAAGACTATACATATTATAACTGACttggtaataaaaataaaacgcGTATTATATGCGTTCGAGACTCTCTAGTTAAGATTTCtgtaatgtattattattaaattattcgtCAAACTAATAATACCAAGTCTTTTTTTATAGCTTTGcatgctctctctctctctctctctatatctATACCACCTTGTTTGCTCATTAGCTTTTGTCATCAGGTTCTTGGATTCATTATAATTAGGCCAACGGCTCCATGCTCAATCCAAACttgttttgtttatatttgcTTCTGTTCATGAGCTTTTGCATCGCCCCACTGAGCGGTCATAATGCGACTGCTGTAAAGGCTCATGTTGGAatcattcttgattttgacACGACTGTGGGGAAGATAACCAAGACGTGTTTGTCTATGGCACTCGAAGATTTTTATGCCAAACGCAATCACAGCACAATGATTGTGCCTCACTTCAGGGATTCCTATAGTGATGTTGTTGGTGCAGCTTCTGCTGGtaatcttaaatatttttagtgtaGCAATAAGCATATATGATTATTTCCGGAATAGAAGATGATCATTAGTATGATAGCTACAAGTTAAACATGAGAATGTGCTTTCTTATTCTAGCTAGTTCAAAGcttataattttgatgtttcCTGCAGCCATAGATCTGCTTAAAAACGTCCCAGTAATGGCGATCGTCGGGCCTCAAAAATCCATTCAAGCAGACTTTGTGATAGATATTGGTGACAAAGTGAGAGTTCCAATAATTTCTCAAGCAACAAGTCCAGCTCTATCGCCCAAAGAATCACCTTACTTCATTAGATCAGCACAGTGCTCCTCTTATCAGGCTGAAGCAATTGCAGCAATTGTGAAGGCCTTTGGTTGGAGACAAGTAGTCTTTATCTATGAGGACACCAATTATGGAAGTGGATTAGTACCATTCCTGACTGAGGGCCTGCTGCAAGACGATGCTTTAATCTCGTACCAAAGTATTATCTCTCCTTCTGCCACAAATGATCAGATTCTTCAGGAACTCTACAAGTTAATGACCATGGGCACAAGAGTCTTTGTCGTGCATATGTTACCGTCTCTTGCTTCTCGTTTCTTTAAAATGGCAAAAGCAGCTGAGATGATGAGCAAGGGATACACATGGGTTATTGCTGATGCACTAACGAGTCTCCTGGATTCTGTGGATTCAGAAACTATTGAAGCAATGCAAGGTGTAATCGGCGTGAAGGCTTACATTCCAAGATCTAATGAATATGATAACTTCACTAGAAGATGGAGAAAGAGGTTTCACAAGGAGAATCCGGAGATGGATAGAACCGAACTTAATGTTTTTGGGCTGTGGGCATATGACAGCATAACAGCTTTAGCACTGGCAATCGAACGAAGTGGTATGACGTCCCcacaattcaagaaatttgacATAACCACGAACCAAGTGGTTAACGGAGGAAATTTGACAGATTTGGGAGCAATTGGGATTTCAAGTACCGGGCCATCACTTGTTCCATTGATCAGAAACTTTAGGTCAAAAGGGTTGAGTGGTGATTTCAGTATTGTTGATGGTCAGTTACTGCCATCTGCATTTCGGATAGTGAATGTAATTGGCAAAGGAGACAACACAGTTGGGTTCTGGACAAAAACATATGGGATTTCAGGGAAACTGAAACCAAACGATCACAAGATTGTTTACTCAACAAACAAGGACCACCTTGGGGCCATCGTATGGCCAGGCCAGACAACCATTGTGCCTAAAGGCTGGGAAATGCCTACAAGTGGGAAAAAGTTAAGGGTGGGAGTTCCTATAAAGAGTGGATTTActgaatttgtcaaaattgaaCGGGATGCTGAACCTACTGGTTTCTGCATTGATGTGTTCAAAGAAGTCATGCAGTCATTGCCATATGCTGTCCAATATGAGTTCATAGCTTTGGGGCCCCCTGATGGCCAAGGCACAGCAGAATATAATGATCTTGTTTATCAGATATTCCTTGGGGTAAATGCACAAGAATATGTCAAGCTCTTATGTTacagtaattaaattatgtaaatgcGGAAGCCACATTCATAAGTACTTGTTTGACATTCTTTTTCTCAGTTTCTTGCCTTCtccttttgttgtttgaacAATAACAGGAGATCGATGCAGTTGTGGGCGATATCGCTATTCTAGCTAACAGATCAAGGTTTGTCCACNNNNNNNNNNNNNNNNNNNTTTCAGCCGTTGTGCCAATCAAGGATAATGAGAGGAAAAATGCTTGGATATTCATGAAACCTCTGACAACGGACCTCTGGTTAACTATTGGAACATTTTTCGTCTTCACTGGATTCGTGGTTTGGGTTCTTGAGCATCGCGTCAACAAAGAATTCCGAGGTCCACTGCTCCAGCAAGTTGGAATGATTTTCTGGTTCTCTTTCTCAACAATTGTTTTTGCTCATAGTGAGTCCTCTATTCTGACATTCTTTAGCAAACTTTATTCTTTCCAACGGTTAACTAATCGTTAGTTGCGTGAAATGAACTTACGACAGAGGAGAAAGTGATTAGCAACCTGACAAGATTCGTGGTGATTGTATGGTTTTGTGTGGTGCTCGTCCTGACATCAAGTTACACGGCAAACTTGACATCGATGTTAACAATACAGCAGCTACATCCCACAATCACTGATCTCCGTGATCTGAGTAAAAATGGAGATTTTGTTGGATACCAGGTTGGATCATATGTTAGAGGATTCTTGCAGAGTATGAATTTCGAGGACTCCAAGTTAAGAAGTTATAGCACATTAGAAGATTATGATGATGCTCTTTCCAGAGGCAGCAGAAATGGAGGTGTAGCTGCAATTGTTGATGAACTCCCGTATCTCAGGCTCTTTCTTGACAAGTACAGCCACAAGTACACCATGGTTGGTCCTACCAATAAGACAGCTGGTTTCGGATTTGTAAGTCACTTATTTAGCATGCATTATTTCTCCTGCCTTACAAAAACTCATTCTTTGCCACAAAAATATCTCAGGCATTCCGAAGGGGGTCACCCCTAGTCCCTGATGTTTCCAGAGcaattttagattttagaGAGGGGGGAAACTTGATGAGAATTTCAAACAAATGGCTTGGAGAAGAAGGGTGCCGCGATAGTGATGCAACTGGGAAGACCTCTAAGAGCCTCACGCTCGACAGTTTCAAGggcctttttttaatttctttgctATCATCATCTTCGGCTCTAGCCATATTCTtgtccattttcttttatgagaATCGGGTTTTATTGGCCTCCGATGCTTCGATCAAGCAAAAGATCTATGCACTTGCTAGAGTTTTTGATGAGGAAAAGGATATATTATCATCGAAGGCATCAAGAACTCCGAGAGGAATACCCGCCGCACAAAGTCCAGCAATCAGCATTTCATATCAACATGAAGAGGTGTTTTCCCAAGATGAAGGGTTCTCCATAACAGAACCAGGAACGCCTATCCATCATGCCACAGCAAGCTAACTGAAAAACACATCAATCTCTCGTTTCCTTGTATAGGAATGATTGTATCGCTTTCAACTGTGCATTCACCAACTtaagctatatatatagtttagcAACATAACAAATAAACTCATTAGCGAACATACATTAGGTATCATACACGTCCTTGGTGTTTGACTTAGCTTATTTCATTGTAAAACATTCATCCCAAAGTTCAATAAGAAAGTTGCTGTATGTTGATTTACATACATAGGCAATACCTTCCGCAGGATTATCAAACAAGTAACTTCTAGATATTATAAGACAAAGAACAGGCAAATTCTAGTTAATCTGCACTAAAAcatgtcatccacatatacACACTCAACATGCTCCCCCAACCGGAGAACAGAAAGAATTTCTAGCCTTCCAAGAAATCAAATACAGAGCTAAAACTTCTTCTATGGGGatagagaaaaaagagaaaaaaaaaaaaaattgaatcttaCTTTGAATACAAGGTGGCAGGTAATCCATTAGGTACAAAGTATGCAGTCTAATTTACAAATTCGCTAGAATTATGAATCAGGAACTTCCGTGAGATCTAACGGATGAAATTGATTGTGCTGAAACAGAAGCAGTTGGGCTGTTGAGGTCCCGTTCCCCATTAGCAATCTTCGGTTTTCCACTGAGCTTCTCTATTGCATCTTGACAAATTTCATTGAACCAATCATCTTCAGGAAGTACACTGCAAGCATCAAGAACAGTCATGTTTAAGCAACCAAAGTATAGATGAGAAAACAGAGGAATCCCATTATGTTCAACTACATGCACTTTTAGCATTTTCTGATTTAAATGCCAGCCCCAACATAAAAACTAGATCAAGTTTTAGCACCTTCCATTTTTATCATGAATATTACCTCCCACCTGAACACTTTATGGTCTATCACAGCCAGCCATAATTGCTCAGAAACTTACAAAATCCATGAACTAAAAGGCCAA from Sesamum indicum cultivar Zhongzhi No. 13 linkage group LG3, S_indicum_v1.0, whole genome shotgun sequence harbors:
- the LOC105157904 gene encoding glutamate receptor 2.7 (The sequence of the model RefSeq protein was modified relative to this genomic sequence to represent the inferred CDS: added 34 bases not found in genome assembly), whose translation is MLNPNLFCLYLLLFMSFCIAPLSGHNATAVKAHVGIILDFDTTVGKITKTCLSMALEDFYAKRNHSTMIVPHFRDSYSDVVGAASAAIDLLKNVPVMAIVGPQKSIQADFVIDIGDKVRVPIISQATSPALSPKESPYFIRSAQCSSYQAEAIAAIVKAFGWRQVVFIYEDTNYGSGLVPFLTEGLLQDDALISYQSIISPSATNDQILQELYKLMTMGTRVFVVHMLPSLASRFFKMAKAAEMMSKGYTWVIADALTSLLDSVDSETIEAMQGVIGVKAYIPRSNEYDNFTRRWRKRFHKENPEMDRTELNVFGLWAYDSITALALAIERSGMTSPQFKKFDITTNQVVNGGNLTDLGAIGISSTGPSLVPLIRNFRSKGLSGDFSIVDGQLLPSAFRIVNVIGKGDNTVGFWTKTYGISGKLKPNDHKIVYSTNKDHLGAIVWPGQTTIVPKGWEMPTSGKKLRVGVPIKSGFTEFVKIERDAEPTGFCIDVFKEVMQSLPYAVQYEFIALGPPDGQGTAEYNDLVYQIFLGEIDAVVGDIAILANRSRFVDFSFPYTESGVSAVVPIKDNERKNAWIFMKPLTTDLWLTIGTFFVFTGFVVWVLEHRVNKEFRGPLLQQVGMIFWFSFSTIVFAHKEKVISNLTRFVVIVWFCVVLVLTSSYTANLTSMLTIQQLHPTITDLRDLSKNGDFVGYQVGSYVRGFLQSMNFEDSKLRSYSTLEDYDDALSRGSRNGGVAAIVDELPYLRLFLDKYSHKYTMVGPTNKTAGFGFAFRRGSPLVPDVSRAILDFREGGNLMRISNKWLGEEGCRDSDATGKTSKSLTLDSFKGLFLISLLSSSSALAIFLSIFFYENRVLLASDASIKQKIYALARVFDEEKDILSSKASRTPRGIPAAQSPAISISYQHEEVFSQDEGFSITEPGTPIHHATAS